ttactgtTCGACACATAGTCTACATAGCAAAGAGGTGGAAGGTTTTCTGGACGTTACACGAAAACCcttcaatatttgtatttttaccGTGTAATTTGCTGTTAGCtgttgtttgtatgtatttttttcaggtttGTCGGTTTAGTTGAATGGTCAGTTTGGTCAGTTGTCATATTCATTATTTTCGGGGGATACTATCGTTTGCTGAATCTAATATAGAAGACATTTCACTTATGCTTAATCGCTGCAAAATCATGAAGAATAATAAGACAACCAGGTATAAACTGGATATGGTGTCTATATAAAAGGTAGTCCCGGTCTgttattttgctattttgttACCCTTTTTTTGCTTCAATTGATCGGATTGTTAAGATTTgatcttatgttgtactgttacactacGGTACAATGTTAAACGGAGTGTTGGTGCCTCCAAAAACTCCCGCcaaattctgtatgtgcctgtctaaATTCAAAAGCCTGTAACTCAGTTGTCGTCGTTGATTAGTTGCCTGTcgtttttgtttttcgtaaatttttatGTTCATAAACTGGtcgtttatttttcttaattcaaaAGTTCATTTTTTCACGTCGGGGACTTTTATAGTCAAATATATAGTTGTTTCATAGgatatcataccacatctccctatttttttaatttttttttgcataggttaaaattatatgtttattaGCTTTTTTCAATAATCCACAAAAGAGGAAAATAtacaacagtttattttttcacaTATACAACATAActataatttttacaaaaatgcaaTCATATTACACATATAGAATAAGTATAAAGTAAGTCATTAAATGTAAACATAGTGATTCAGTATTATGCAATTCAAGTTAAAAATCATTAAGGCTTCTTTTAAACATGACAAACAGACAGAAATAGATACAACATAAAGAGATATAATAAGCCTTATATTGATTGACAATTAATGTTTGTGTACATCCAACAGTGTCTTGAGACAAAATAAACCTAAACATATGAATGGAGTACATTAGCTACTGATGACACTCCACACTGAGGGTAGACACTAAAACATGTCAAGATCAACGTATTAGTTAATACGTAACACTCCCCATTATATATTTCTAGAATCGCAACGCTATTTTAAAATCGaacaattcaaaaaaattaGGTTATCAATGCAGATTATATAATCAATAACATATTGCACTTACTTTTATAACGATCACGGTGTCACTATATTGCTTTCAggaaggaaaatcaaaaatgacATCGACAGCATAAGGTTTAGTTACTAGTACTTCAAAAATTGCTATATACAGACAGAAAACAGTCAGAAGGTATTCATATGCAAAAGTGTTAATCAGtaaacaatacacaaaaaaatgaatttggaaAATGTGTTACGAAAACATTTATAACTTAATCACACTTCAATCTGAAGCCCTTATAAAAAGTTTAACCAATTAATGTATAGAATTCATAGCTTATTTTAGTCTCAGTAAAGTTTTTGGAAATGTAAACTGTTAACCAGGAATCTACTCCATCAGAAGTATCACATCAAGATATGAAAAGTTGACACAATGAAAAGCCTTTTATTAACTTAGGCATTAATTCTGCCTTTTCACTATGCATGTGGATGCAATTACCATGAGGGTTAATACACacatttatgatttgaaatcaGACAGGATTAATATGTTCTTGTTAATTTCCCATTTTCGTGCGCTAGTCGAAATCCAAAACTTGGTCAATAGGTTGTTATTGTCTATAAGTGTTTCTTCTTGGTTACTGAACTGATATAGATGCTTGATTTTTGTTGGTTACAAACACAAATTTGAAGTGGTTTGTTCTTTCTACATTGTTTTGACTTGACGTAATCCGTTAAGTGAACCATGAAAGTCTTTTTGAGAACATCTTTTTGAGTCACTTTGtacaattttgatttaaatataattatgacACCGTTGTACTGCTGGTTTCTCTCATTCTTGTCACATTTCGTTCATCTTGATAACTTTCAGCTTGTGTGCATCTTCGACAGAAAATCGTCATGATTAATGCTTTGAATTGCTGTCGGAAACGATTGTcaaaaaatgcatatatgaAAGGGTTGGCGACGTGGTTAAATGCATACGAACGTTCGAATATTTTAAGCGCTGCAAATGCACCAGCACTCAAGTTTTGTGTATCAAACTTACCAGCtactaatttcaaaacaaacaaaggaagataactaaATGCAAACACAGCACTTACTGTTACagcaatttttgtaattttactggAAAGTTCGTCTGCATGAGATGGTGTATGCATTGTTTCCTGTCTCATTCTACGTTGCAAGTACATTTTCCGTCCAATAACTATATACAGAGCGAATAAGATAGTCGCGTATAACGTAAACAAAAATGTCAGGAATCCATTGTACACTTCGgcataaatgttatttttaaaagacacTGCACAAACATACCCGGTTACAGTTACATTCCCTTCTGTTAACTTCTGTTCATCTAAAGGCTGTAACACGCATTCAGGAATATCAAGAAAGACAGCCAGAAAGAAACTGCCAATAATCCAGTATTTCACGTTTTCTGTAGTAACTTGTCTCCGTAGCGGCATACACACCTGCCGGAATCTATGAAAAGCCAATGTCACTAGCAGATGTGAGGAATACATGATGAAAAAGACAATTAATGTTGTGAAAGCTTTACATACCCATAGTTCATAAAATGTGAAGTATCGGAAAAGTCTTCCAATATTAAATGGAAATGTTAGGGTGCAGAAAAGAAAATCTGTCATCGCTAGGTTCCATATAATAGTCCTGTAAACAGATTTAGAATATTTCTGTCGGTATATCAGTAGCACTGTCAGGTTTCCAGGTATACCAACAACCATCAAAACCACTAGGTATACAATAGGTGCTAGTAGCCTATGTATTTCTTTATCATTAATTCTTTCACGTATTTCGTCATCATCCATTTTGTCagatttgattttgtgtttGAATATTTTCGATCGAGATGACTTCACGTTAcgtatttatttacttttttagcTCATGGCAGTGACCTAAGCATTTATGATATGCAAAAGTATTGTTTGGAATATTTATATTACAGTAAAAACGATAACGaggtattcatttatttatcagtTGAAACCTTTTCACCAGGAAGTTTTTATATGAGATATCACCTATAAGATAAAACATACGTTTAAGATTTAGTACTGTAcaatgtcattttgaaattagaTTGGTGTTTGTGCATTGCTTTGCTTTGTTTGTACAGCTTGCAACGATTCTGCATTTAGCAAATATCGGTCAgatattttatgaattagaaTCAGTGGCAGTAAGTGCTTGATATCTGTTAGTAAATTTTAAGATATGTCCAcggtgctcttcaactttgacaTTAATCTTAGTCCTTGTATTTATGATACTAATAATTCAAATCTATTAATAAACTTACTGTCTTTACTATGTACAccataaaatattattcatgtaAGTGTATTATATATGGTTTTAAATAGTGTATAAAGAAAGACATCTATACATTAATTCAGTtggtttataaaaagaataCTGAAACTTAATTTGAAACATACAGGCAGTAGAAATGTAAAAATTAGAGACATACCCGAACGTACAatggctgtatagccagtcaaggtcgttaaacacttccatttgttgtaccCGAAACATAACACGCAATACAgataagtgaaaaaaataacttatgtTAGATAAGAAGTTGAAAAAGGATCAGCAcaatatcaaaactaaatacacttACTCTGATTTTTCTCATAAACCAAATCCTAGTTTAAATTATTCCTGGATCTGAAAGTTAATAAAT
This Mytilus trossulus isolate FHL-02 chromosome 14, PNRI_Mtr1.1.1.hap1, whole genome shotgun sequence DNA region includes the following protein-coding sequences:
- the LOC134697582 gene encoding neuropeptide Y receptor type 4-like; this encodes MDDDEIRERINDKEIHRLLAPIVYLVVLMVVGIPGNLTVLLIYRQKYSKSVYRTIIWNLAMTDFLFCTLTFPFNIGRLFRYFTFYELWVCKAFTTLIVFFIMYSSHLLVTLAFHRFRQVCMPLRRQVTTENVKYWIIGSFFLAVFLDIPECVLQPLDEQKLTEGNVTVTGYVCAVSFKNNIYAEVYNGFLTFLFTLYATILFALYIVIGRKMYLQRRMRQETMHTPSHADELSSKITKIAVTVSAVFAFSYLPLFVLKLVAGKFDTQNLSAGAFAALKIFERSYAFNHVANPFIYAFFDNRFRQQFKALIMTIFCRRCTQAESYQDERNVTRMRETSSTTVS